The following are from one region of the Advenella mimigardefordensis DPN7 genome:
- the azu gene encoding azurin, which translates to MAFKLKLKHVLAAAALSAASLPVMAAECSIDVEANDAMQFNTKEIAISKSCKEFTINLKHTGQLPKAAMGHNLVIAKSADMQGVETDGIAAGADKNYVKDGDERVIAHTKLIGGGESDSVKVPVDKLTGDDVFFCSFPGHGSMMKGVVKLVD; encoded by the coding sequence ATGGCTTTTAAGTTAAAACTGAAACACGTGTTGGCTGCAGCGGCATTGTCGGCAGCTTCTTTGCCCGTTATGGCTGCTGAATGCTCAATTGACGTTGAGGCAAATGACGCCATGCAATTTAATACTAAAGAAATCGCTATCAGTAAATCGTGCAAGGAGTTCACGATTAATCTGAAGCATACCGGCCAGTTGCCGAAAGCCGCAATGGGTCACAATCTTGTGATTGCTAAATCTGCCGATATGCAGGGCGTGGAGACGGATGGTATCGCTGCGGGTGCCGATAAAAATTATGTCAAAGATGGCGACGAGCGTGTGATTGCCCATACCAAGCTGATTGGTGGTGGTGAGTCAGACTCGGTCAAGGTGCCGGTTGATAAGCTGACTGGAGACGACGTATTCTTCTGCTCATTCCCTGGGCATGGCTCCATGATGAAAGGCGTCGTCAAACTCGTCGATTAA